A region from the Curtobacterium sp. MCBA15_012 genome encodes:
- a CDS encoding RNA polymerase sigma factor: MSDDDPLARAADATLVVRAADGDVLAFEVLARRHGPLMRVYAEQVLASNVESDDVVQESFLTAWRKLSELEEPARFRAWVLQITTRKALDRLRRQRHHDDVDEVAHPADAVRTPERIVETRQQTDALWAALDRLPTDQRRCWLLRETAGMSYQEIAEELELSPSTVRGLLARARRFLAVEMEGWR; encoded by the coding sequence ATGAGCGACGACGACCCGCTCGCGAGAGCCGCTGACGCGACGCTCGTGGTCCGCGCCGCGGACGGCGACGTCCTCGCCTTCGAGGTGCTCGCTCGACGGCACGGGCCGCTGATGCGGGTCTACGCCGAGCAGGTCCTCGCGTCGAACGTCGAGTCCGACGACGTCGTGCAGGAGTCCTTCCTCACCGCGTGGCGGAAGCTCTCCGAGCTCGAGGAGCCGGCACGCTTCCGCGCCTGGGTGCTGCAGATCACCACCCGGAAGGCCCTCGACCGGCTCCGCCGTCAGCGGCACCACGACGACGTCGACGAGGTCGCACACCCCGCCGATGCCGTCCGGACGCCGGAGCGTATCGTCGAGACACGGCAGCAGACCGACGCCCTGTGGGCAGCCCTCGACCGTCTGCCCACCGACCAGCGCCGGTGCTGGCTCCTGCGCGAGACCGCGGGCATGTCCTACCAGGAGATCGCCGAGGAACTCGAGCTGTCCCCCTCGACCGTGCGGGGGCTCCTGGCCCGTGCGCGACGGTTCCTCGCAGTGGAGATGGAGGGGTGGCGATGA
- a CDS encoding carbohydrate kinase: MDTVIVIGEALVDVVDRPEGRVEHPGGSPMNVAVGLARLGRPARLVCALGDDARGASVRDHVGASDVQVDATAIDRTSTAVATIGEDGGASYEFDLDWRLDAVDVPAGTPLVHVGSIGAVLQPGAQVVLDAVRSRPTGALVSVDPNVRPTITPDRDGVLATLAPLLAEADVVKCSDEDAAWLWPDRDVDAVLDGLLEHGAGLAAVTLGGSGCAIATARARRTLPAPTVDVADTIGAGDSFMSGLLAGVLATGTAPVDLDEDELGRLAALALACAAVTVSRPGADPPTRDELAADVAATLGERAV; this comes from the coding sequence ATGGACACCGTCATCGTCATCGGAGAAGCCCTGGTCGACGTCGTCGACCGCCCCGAGGGGCGGGTCGAGCACCCGGGCGGCAGCCCGATGAACGTCGCCGTCGGCCTCGCGCGGCTCGGCCGGCCCGCACGGCTCGTCTGTGCCCTCGGCGACGACGCCCGCGGCGCGTCGGTCCGCGACCACGTCGGTGCGAGCGACGTGCAGGTGGACGCGACCGCGATCGACCGGACCTCGACGGCGGTCGCGACCATCGGCGAGGACGGCGGTGCCTCGTACGAGTTCGACCTCGACTGGCGGCTCGACGCCGTCGACGTCCCCGCGGGCACCCCGCTCGTGCACGTCGGTTCGATCGGCGCGGTGCTGCAGCCGGGCGCGCAGGTGGTGCTCGACGCCGTCCGCTCCCGCCCGACCGGTGCCCTGGTGTCGGTCGACCCGAACGTGCGACCGACCATCACGCCGGACCGCGACGGCGTGCTCGCGACCCTCGCGCCACTGCTCGCCGAGGCCGATGTCGTGAAGTGCAGCGACGAGGACGCGGCCTGGCTCTGGCCGGACCGGGACGTCGACGCGGTGCTCGACGGCCTGCTCGAGCACGGGGCCGGCCTCGCCGCCGTGACCCTCGGCGGCTCGGGCTGCGCGATCGCCACCGCTCGTGCGCGACGCACGCTGCCGGCGCCCACGGTCGACGTCGCGGACACCATCGGTGCGGGCGACTCGTTCATGTCCGGGCTGCTCGCCGGCGTCCTCGCGACGGGGACGGCCCCGGTCGACCTCGACGAGGACGAGCTCGGGCGGCTCGCGGCCCTCGCGCTGGCGTGCGCGGCGGTCACGGTGTCGCGGCCGGGCGCGGACCCGCCCACGCGGGACGAGCTGGCGGCGGACGTCGCGGCGACGTTGGGGGAGCGGGCGGTCTAG
- a CDS encoding BLUF domain-containing protein, whose translation MLSLIYSSVATRPLGDDDLAHLLEQSRRANAENDITGVLLFRNGYFLQLLEGPDRAVRAKMETIKHDDRHTKVTVLLEDVVEERQFPEWTMGYPAEDTDVEQAPGYRTTFDDLDGGAQVASLPALRELIRWFRPRGD comes from the coding sequence ATGCTGTCCCTGATCTACTCGAGCGTCGCGACGCGTCCGCTCGGTGACGACGACCTGGCCCACCTGCTCGAGCAGAGCCGACGGGCGAACGCCGAGAACGACATCACCGGCGTGCTGCTGTTCCGGAACGGGTACTTCCTGCAGCTGCTCGAGGGGCCGGACCGGGCGGTGCGCGCGAAGATGGAGACCATCAAGCACGACGACCGGCACACCAAGGTGACCGTCCTGCTCGAGGACGTCGTCGAGGAGCGGCAGTTCCCCGAGTGGACGATGGGCTACCCGGCCGAGGACACCGACGTCGAGCAGGCGCCCGGCTACCGGACCACGTTCGACGACCTCGACGGCGGTGCCCAGGTGGCGTCCCTGCCGGCGCTCCGTGAGCTCATCCGGTGGTTCCGGCCCCGCGGGGACTGA
- a CDS encoding TetR/AcrR family transcriptional regulator yields MAPRPAPDLDLRRDQIVQAARAVAEGEGWEAVTMRRLASALGATQPVVYSAFPGGRQAVIDAVALRGFEAIAAALEAVPAEPLPRMQAYLAFAADQPRVYEAMFSMPSGLEFGTGAGAGPLQRAFAAIEAAFPGSDGTAAEVAWAAVHGLATLENGGRLPAVRSGARLAYLHRALTTD; encoded by the coding sequence ATGGCACCTCGACCCGCTCCCGACCTCGACCTCAGACGCGACCAGATCGTCCAGGCCGCGCGCGCGGTCGCCGAGGGCGAAGGGTGGGAGGCCGTGACGATGCGACGGCTCGCGAGTGCGCTGGGGGCGACGCAGCCGGTGGTCTACTCGGCGTTCCCCGGGGGGCGACAGGCGGTGATCGACGCGGTCGCACTCCGGGGCTTCGAGGCGATCGCAGCAGCGCTCGAGGCGGTCCCCGCCGAGCCGCTCCCGCGGATGCAGGCGTACCTGGCGTTCGCGGCCGACCAGCCGCGTGTCTACGAAGCGATGTTCTCGATGCCGTCGGGCCTGGAGTTCGGCACCGGTGCCGGGGCCGGGCCGTTGCAGCGCGCGTTCGCCGCGATCGAGGCAGCGTTCCCCGGATCCGACGGGACGGCAGCCGAGGTCGCCTGGGCCGCGGTCCACGGGCTGGCGACCCTCGAGAACGGCGGGCGCCTCCCGGCCGTCCGGTCAGGCGCGCGCCTGGCGTACCTGCACCGCGCCCTGACCACGGACTGA
- a CDS encoding LacI family DNA-binding transcriptional regulator, whose translation MSDDDSGTDTTATTVTLADVARAAGVSVATASKALNGKAHVSARAREAVTAAASALAFVPNPFARALNRAPTNTIGMLTSDLDNRFVLPILLGAEDAFGAGSLSVLLADARDSVLREQLQLQSLLTRRVDGVLVVGRTTSPRPPMQSKPNVPVVYVYAPSTDDQDLSFEPDNELAGRLAVDHLVAVGRRRIAIVNGEDTYAAARDRLRGAAAATEDHGLELVGTPGLVFGSWNEAWGRQATVRLLEAHPDVDAIVAGSDHIARGVMDAVRESGRRIPDDVAVVGFDNWDILVEGARPHLTSVDMNLQELGRLAAEALVDTIDGNVRRGRVRNPVQLVVRGSSAPAGEPTRD comes from the coding sequence ATGAGCGACGACGACAGCGGCACCGACACCACGGCGACGACCGTCACCCTGGCCGACGTGGCACGGGCAGCGGGGGTCTCCGTCGCGACCGCGTCCAAGGCGCTGAACGGGAAGGCGCACGTCAGCGCGCGGGCACGCGAGGCCGTGACGGCCGCGGCGTCCGCCCTCGCGTTCGTCCCGAACCCGTTCGCCCGAGCCCTGAACCGTGCGCCCACCAACACCATCGGCATGCTCACGAGTGACCTCGACAACCGGTTCGTCCTGCCGATCCTGCTCGGGGCGGAGGACGCGTTCGGCGCCGGGTCGCTGAGCGTCCTGCTCGCGGACGCGCGGGACAGCGTGCTCCGCGAGCAGCTCCAGCTGCAGTCCCTGCTCACCCGGCGGGTCGACGGCGTCCTGGTCGTCGGCCGCACCACGAGCCCCCGCCCGCCGATGCAGTCGAAGCCGAACGTCCCCGTCGTCTACGTCTACGCGCCGTCGACCGACGACCAGGACCTGTCGTTCGAGCCGGACAACGAGCTCGCCGGGCGCCTGGCCGTCGACCACCTCGTCGCCGTCGGTCGCCGACGCATCGCGATCGTCAACGGCGAGGACACCTACGCCGCCGCCCGGGACCGCCTCCGCGGGGCAGCCGCGGCGACGGAGGACCACGGACTCGAACTCGTCGGCACCCCGGGTCTGGTGTTCGGCAGCTGGAACGAAGCCTGGGGACGCCAGGCGACCGTCCGGCTCCTCGAGGCGCACCCCGACGTCGACGCGATCGTCGCCGGCAGCGACCACATCGCCCGCGGGGTCATGGACGCCGTCCGCGAATCGGGGCGGCGGATCCCGGACGACGTGGCGGTCGTCGGCTTCGACAACTGGGACATCCTGGTCGAGGGCGCACGCCCGCACCTGACCAGCGTGGACATGAACCTGCAGGAACTCGGACGCCTGGCCGCCGAGGCCCTCGTCGACACCATCGACGGGAACGTCCGGCGCGGCCGGGTCCGCAACCCGGTGCAGCTGGTGGTGCGGGGGTCGAGCGCTCCCGCAGGGGAGCCCACCCGCGACTGA
- a CDS encoding GNAT family N-acetyltransferase codes for MTPTTPPTRIRRATPDDVPALTRWTSDDPVARIDADRLTAELRTGNYRPEWSWLAEQQGRPVGRALWWGRSDGDRPVTLDCLSTSTGGPAAVEIGAALVRAGLDAFGAGAPLEFIVDAAPTWASDPAAVEAVRWRHEAAHLGGFTRTTERVSFARTATDAKPPRPTRLRFAPADDETFRALFAAVATGSLDAHTNDVVARDGIDALADDDLDFYRSLPGDRQAWRTAHLPDGTTVGFIIPTRTAYDASISYLGVVPEHRGHGYVHDLLAEMTHVHHDDGQARIVGTTDAANTPMRAAFERAGFTVTRVRIVHAQ; via the coding sequence ATGACCCCCACCACACCGCCGACCCGGATCCGACGTGCGACGCCCGACGACGTCCCCGCCCTGACCCGGTGGACCAGCGACGACCCCGTGGCACGGATCGACGCCGACCGCCTCACCGCGGAACTCCGCACGGGCAACTACCGGCCGGAGTGGTCCTGGCTCGCGGAACAGCAAGGGCGGCCCGTCGGCCGAGCGCTCTGGTGGGGCCGGTCCGACGGAGACCGCCCCGTCACCCTGGACTGCCTCAGCACCAGCACAGGAGGCCCGGCGGCGGTCGAGATCGGTGCCGCGTTGGTCCGCGCGGGACTGGACGCCTTCGGTGCCGGCGCGCCGCTCGAGTTCATCGTCGACGCCGCCCCGACCTGGGCGAGCGATCCGGCAGCGGTGGAGGCGGTGCGGTGGCGTCACGAAGCCGCACACCTCGGCGGTTTCACGCGGACCACGGAACGCGTCAGCTTCGCGCGCACCGCGACGGATGCGAAGCCGCCGCGCCCGACCCGCCTGCGGTTCGCCCCCGCGGACGACGAGACCTTCCGGGCGCTGTTCGCCGCCGTCGCGACCGGCTCCCTCGACGCGCACACGAACGACGTGGTCGCCCGCGACGGGATCGACGCACTCGCCGACGACGACCTCGACTTCTACCGCTCACTGCCCGGCGACCGGCAGGCCTGGCGGACCGCGCACCTCCCGGACGGGACGACGGTGGGGTTCATCATCCCCACCAGGACGGCGTACGACGCGAGCATCAGCTACCTCGGCGTGGTCCCCGAGCACCGTGGACACGGGTACGTCCACGACCTGCTCGCGGAGATGACCCACGTCCACCACGACGACGGTCAGGCCCGGATCGTCGGCACGACCGACGCGGCCAACACCCCCATGCGGGCGGCGTTCGAGCGCGCAGGGTTCACCGTCACCCGTGTGCGCATCGTGCACGCGCAGTGA
- a CDS encoding ester cyclase, which translates to MSTTHDTDDTTTEDVVRAFYEPFRTGDTSAYDEVLAEDWTDLPLAPGQEQGPAGMKGQIAQFRQAMPDYAVEHQDFVVQGDRVAVRNTVSGTHQGVFMGHQPTGKRIEMRTMDVHQVRDGKIVTTWHLEDFAGLIAQLNAPADAPTPAAWG; encoded by the coding sequence ATGAGCACCACACACGACACCGACGACACCACCACCGAGGACGTCGTCCGCGCGTTCTACGAACCGTTCCGCACCGGCGACACCAGCGCATACGACGAGGTCCTCGCCGAGGACTGGACCGACCTGCCGCTCGCACCGGGCCAGGAACAGGGGCCGGCGGGCATGAAGGGGCAGATCGCGCAGTTCCGGCAGGCGATGCCCGACTACGCGGTCGAGCACCAGGACTTCGTCGTCCAGGGCGACAGGGTCGCCGTCCGGAACACCGTGTCCGGCACCCACCAGGGCGTCTTCATGGGACACCAGCCCACCGGCAAGCGCATCGAGATGCGCACCATGGACGTCCACCAGGTGCGCGACGGGAAGATCGTCACGACCTGGCACCTGGAGGACTTCGCCGGCCTGATCGCGCAGCTGAACGCTCCCGCGGACGCCCCCACCCCGGCAGCCTGGGGCTGA
- a CDS encoding DUF4267 domain-containing protein, whose translation MVTVALIVAVLGCAFILFIGGRFLIAPEVATAGFGIAEDRRRAFTSIKGVRDITSGIVPLVVLLVAGPHVFGWALVAAAVTPVGDAIIVVTNGGTLRQALSVHAATAVVLIVAGLVLALA comes from the coding sequence GTGGTCACAGTCGCGCTCATCGTCGCCGTCCTGGGATGTGCGTTCATCCTCTTCATCGGCGGCCGCTTCCTGATCGCGCCCGAGGTCGCGACGGCCGGGTTCGGCATCGCCGAGGACCGTCGCCGCGCGTTCACCTCGATCAAGGGAGTCCGCGACATCACGTCCGGCATCGTCCCCCTGGTCGTGCTCCTCGTCGCCGGCCCGCACGTGTTCGGCTGGGCCCTCGTCGCCGCGGCCGTCACGCCCGTCGGGGACGCGATCATCGTCGTCACGAACGGCGGGACGCTCCGTCAGGCGCTCAGCGTGCACGCCGCGACCGCCGTCGTCCTGATCGTCGCCGGCCTCGTCCTCGCGCTCGCCTGA
- a CDS encoding SH3 domain-containing protein has protein sequence MRHVLTADHAIPARAPLVVRPGEVVQVGDRDTEWPAFVFVTTAHGTGWVPARHIDVDGPSGVVRVGYDTTELPAEAGEVVEVVEDDPESGWAWCRNADGRAGWIPHRVLAPR, from the coding sequence GTGCGACACGTGTTGACCGCTGACCACGCAATCCCGGCACGGGCCCCGCTGGTGGTGCGGCCCGGCGAGGTCGTCCAGGTCGGGGACCGGGACACCGAGTGGCCCGCGTTCGTGTTCGTGACCACAGCACACGGAACGGGATGGGTGCCGGCGCGGCACATCGACGTCGACGGCCCGTCGGGCGTCGTGCGGGTCGGGTACGACACCACGGAGCTCCCCGCCGAGGCCGGCGAGGTCGTCGAGGTCGTCGAGGACGACCCGGAGAGCGGTTGGGCCTGGTGCCGGAACGCGGACGGCCGTGCGGGGTGGATCCCGCACCGTGTGCTCGCTCCCCGGTGA
- a CDS encoding Asp23/Gls24 family envelope stress response protein has protein sequence MSDDVTVHDGDDLDGHTIEELAEYLDRGRTPVDPSIERSAGCRLALSNLQRLRELSTDALLRRADDDADRETGWIDRLLDAIRSEVRSGRDVPVPHPDPRLRLAVTEAAVRGIVRRAGDGMRTVLMGRCSLDGDIGTPDAPVRVDITAGLLYGASADETADELRAVVQRALERHTALRIESIDVRFDDVFRP, from the coding sequence ATGAGCGACGACGTGACCGTGCACGACGGCGACGACCTCGACGGCCACACGATCGAGGAGCTCGCGGAGTACCTCGACCGCGGTCGCACCCCCGTCGACCCGTCGATCGAGCGATCGGCCGGGTGCCGCCTCGCCCTGTCCAACCTGCAGCGACTCCGCGAGCTGTCGACGGACGCGCTGCTCCGTCGCGCCGACGACGACGCCGACCGCGAGACCGGGTGGATCGACCGGCTGCTCGACGCCATCCGCTCCGAGGTGCGCTCCGGCCGGGACGTCCCCGTCCCGCACCCCGACCCCCGACTCCGGCTCGCCGTGACCGAGGCGGCCGTCCGCGGCATCGTCCGGCGTGCCGGCGACGGGATGCGGACGGTCCTGATGGGCCGGTGCTCGCTCGACGGCGACATCGGCACGCCCGACGCCCCCGTCCGCGTCGACATCACCGCGGGCCTGCTCTACGGCGCCTCGGCCGACGAGACCGCCGACGAACTCCGCGCGGTCGTGCAGCGCGCCCTCGAACGCCACACCGCACTGCGGATCGAGTCGATCGACGTCCGCTTCGACGACGTCTTCCGGCCGTGA
- a CDS encoding extracellular solute-binding protein produces the protein MRTKTAIRIGALVAAASVVAGLTGCSAQSSGSSDAAKGTYTFWDPYPQYDASSAWGKLVAKCGTDAGVTVKRTGYDTSDLTNKALLAGQQGKSPDVLLVDNPVVSTLAQAGILTDTGTNGLQTGSISKNILGAGVIDGKTYGVPIGANTLALYYNPKVLEAAGVDVSTIKDWDSLTAALAKVKAAGKKGITFSGINTEEGSFQFLPWFWGAGADLTKLDSSKAESALNLWKDWIDKGYAPNSVIQNTQTTSWQEFQSGDFAFGENGTWQKDAAKQMGAGVITIPAKDGGAAPVPTGGEFFTVPVQKDDARYATTKKIVSCLSSGDDVVKTDNTLNYIAASSSLQQQQLAANKDLSTWVDAVKAARARTGDDLGVKYPVISEQLWTAVQKAESGSASPSDALQAAQQAVDAKLTK, from the coding sequence ATGCGCACCAAGACCGCAATCCGCATCGGCGCGCTGGTGGCAGCAGCCAGCGTCGTCGCCGGTCTCACCGGCTGTTCGGCCCAGTCCTCCGGCTCGTCGGACGCCGCGAAGGGCACCTACACGTTCTGGGACCCGTACCCCCAGTACGACGCGTCCTCCGCGTGGGGCAAGCTCGTCGCGAAGTGCGGCACCGACGCCGGTGTCACCGTCAAGCGCACCGGCTACGACACCTCCGACCTGACGAACAAGGCGCTGCTCGCCGGCCAGCAGGGCAAGTCGCCCGACGTCCTGCTCGTCGACAACCCCGTCGTCTCGACCCTGGCCCAGGCCGGGATCCTGACCGACACCGGGACGAACGGCCTGCAGACCGGGTCGATCTCCAAGAACATCCTCGGCGCGGGCGTCATCGACGGCAAGACGTACGGCGTCCCGATCGGCGCGAACACCCTGGCGCTGTACTACAACCCGAAGGTGCTCGAGGCCGCCGGGGTCGACGTCTCCACGATCAAGGACTGGGACTCGCTGACCGCGGCCCTCGCGAAGGTGAAGGCCGCCGGCAAGAAGGGCATCACCTTCTCCGGGATCAACACCGAGGAGGGCTCGTTCCAGTTCCTCCCGTGGTTCTGGGGCGCCGGCGCCGACCTGACCAAGCTCGACTCGTCGAAGGCCGAATCCGCGCTGAACCTGTGGAAGGACTGGATCGACAAGGGCTACGCGCCGAACTCGGTGATCCAGAACACCCAGACCACCAGCTGGCAGGAGTTCCAGTCCGGTGACTTCGCGTTCGGCGAGAACGGCACCTGGCAGAAGGACGCGGCGAAGCAGATGGGCGCCGGCGTCATCACGATCCCGGCGAAGGACGGCGGCGCCGCGCCGGTGCCGACCGGTGGCGAGTTCTTCACGGTCCCCGTGCAGAAGGACGACGCCCGCTACGCGACGACGAAGAAGATCGTCTCGTGCCTGTCGTCGGGCGACGACGTCGTGAAGACCGACAACACGCTCAACTACATCGCCGCGTCGTCCAGCCTGCAGCAGCAGCAGCTCGCCGCGAACAAGGACCTGTCCACCTGGGTCGACGCGGTCAAGGCCGCGCGGGCACGCACCGGCGACGACCTCGGCGTGAAGTACCCGGTCATCTCGGAGCAGCTCTGGACCGCGGTGCAGAAGGCCGAGTCCGGTTCCGCATCGCCGTCCGACGCGCTGCAGGCGGCCCAGCAGGCGGTCGACGCGAAGCTCACCAAGTAG
- a CDS encoding LuxR family transcriptional regulator, which yields MKERAAVVGRDGELRRLRGLVDEIATRGSAVVVDGDAGVGKSTLVDAVAAYAQDRGVRVLRTAGSLSESGAQYAALQLLLHPLRDAVDALPGPQRDALDAAFGRSDAAAPTPLMAGLAALTLVTDASAERPVLLVVEDLHWVDPESQWALRMLARRIGQDPVVVLVTTRLPPDGDQTDLDRVHLGPLDGHDAEALLDVLDRPPVGAARRALLDLAQGNPLALVELSGRDGTAGEDGAVTRRLESAFAERFGELDQPARLAVLAVALGGTATAEDAGRAVHAALGRYPDPSWIDRAVAASLLVWSDRGGLRFRHPLVQTAVTNISRPSERAAVLRALVTEHADDPDRTLWWRAELATGPDPALADELAAHAADALTTRDLVTAARATERAAELTPAGGGRVARLLDAADCAGLAGRVTDAALLLQRAVTETTDPVLLARAAWIRETLPTGRTALARGDLGPALAAVGDLQRHGAVDLATGALLHLAAIAWDHNRQAFPDAPMLTAVRALPLPEDDPRAVVLAAVTEPIARGDEVVARVLALDPSVTDDPEQAWWLGYALNVAGEIEGARERLDHAVAGLRARGDIRVLPQALLGASMSNYQAGRTVRARELAEEAVVLGRDLGDAGYTTAARSCVAWFAAIDGVPPDRDAIAGGSEEGAHVLQSSVMRANLAGATAVSALLDRRPRDAREALRHLLDPDADGHNPTFAVLTTQDFVDAALATDARDLVERHRDRLAALHERWHGPILVTALRYTESALALERDPDAAVRRLLAEPLPMPYVQGRALLLAGDHLRRSGRGADARPVLHAALSVLEHTAVDAWARRTREVLRATGERLPEAPPSGVPVLTPQELRICTLAATGLTNRAIAQQMFLSPRTVGAHLYAAYRKLGIGGRAQLAAVLRPDGQDGAVGQDGAVGQDGAVGQDGAAGSVGSAGSAGDVAEPGRS from the coding sequence GTGAAGGAGCGTGCCGCCGTCGTCGGCCGGGACGGGGAGCTCCGGCGTCTCCGTGGCCTGGTCGACGAGATCGCCACCCGGGGTTCGGCCGTCGTCGTCGACGGTGACGCCGGCGTGGGCAAGTCCACCCTCGTCGACGCGGTCGCCGCGTACGCGCAGGACCGCGGCGTCCGGGTGCTGCGCACCGCGGGCTCGTTGTCCGAGTCGGGCGCGCAGTACGCCGCCCTGCAGCTCCTGCTCCACCCGCTGCGCGACGCGGTCGACGCCCTGCCGGGACCGCAGCGGGACGCCCTCGACGCCGCCTTCGGCCGGTCCGACGCCGCGGCACCGACACCGCTGATGGCCGGGCTCGCGGCCCTCACGCTCGTCACCGACGCCTCCGCCGAACGGCCCGTGCTGCTCGTCGTCGAGGACCTGCACTGGGTCGACCCCGAGTCGCAGTGGGCGCTCCGCATGCTCGCCCGGCGCATCGGTCAGGACCCGGTCGTCGTCCTCGTGACCACCCGCCTGCCGCCCGACGGCGACCAGACCGACCTCGACCGCGTGCACCTCGGACCGCTCGACGGCCACGACGCCGAGGCGCTGCTCGACGTGCTCGACCGACCGCCGGTGGGCGCCGCACGACGGGCCCTGCTCGACCTCGCCCAGGGCAACCCGCTGGCCCTCGTCGAGCTGAGCGGGCGGGACGGCACCGCGGGCGAGGACGGCGCCGTGACCCGGCGCCTCGAGTCCGCCTTCGCCGAGCGGTTCGGCGAGCTCGACCAGCCCGCCCGGTTGGCCGTGCTCGCGGTCGCGCTCGGCGGCACCGCCACCGCCGAGGACGCCGGACGCGCCGTGCACGCCGCGCTCGGCCGGTACCCCGACCCCTCGTGGATCGACCGGGCGGTGGCCGCGTCGCTCCTCGTCTGGTCGGACCGCGGGGGCCTGCGCTTCCGGCACCCGCTCGTGCAGACCGCCGTGACGAACATCAGCCGTCCGTCCGAACGTGCCGCCGTGCTCCGTGCCCTCGTGACCGAGCACGCCGACGACCCGGACCGGACGCTGTGGTGGCGCGCCGAACTCGCGACCGGCCCGGACCCGGCGCTCGCCGACGAGCTCGCCGCGCACGCAGCCGACGCCCTGACGACACGCGACCTCGTGACCGCCGCGCGGGCGACCGAGCGCGCGGCCGAGCTCACCCCGGCCGGCGGCGGCCGGGTCGCACGGCTGCTCGATGCGGCGGACTGCGCCGGGCTGGCCGGACGCGTGACCGACGCGGCACTGCTCCTGCAGCGCGCCGTCACCGAGACGACCGACCCCGTGCTGCTCGCCCGCGCCGCGTGGATCCGCGAGACGCTGCCGACCGGACGCACGGCGCTGGCCCGGGGCGACCTCGGTCCGGCGCTCGCCGCGGTCGGCGACCTGCAGCGGCACGGCGCGGTGGACCTCGCCACGGGTGCGCTGCTGCACCTCGCGGCGATCGCCTGGGACCACAACCGCCAGGCGTTCCCGGACGCCCCCATGCTCACCGCGGTCCGCGCGCTCCCGCTCCCCGAGGACGACCCCCGCGCCGTCGTGCTCGCCGCGGTCACCGAGCCGATCGCCCGCGGCGACGAGGTGGTCGCCCGCGTCCTCGCGCTCGACCCGAGCGTCACCGACGACCCCGAGCAGGCCTGGTGGCTCGGCTACGCACTGAACGTCGCGGGCGAGATCGAGGGTGCCCGGGAACGCCTCGACCACGCCGTCGCCGGACTCCGGGCGCGCGGCGACATCCGGGTGCTCCCGCAGGCGCTCCTCGGCGCCTCGATGAGCAACTACCAGGCCGGCCGGACCGTGCGCGCGCGGGAGCTGGCCGAGGAGGCCGTCGTGCTCGGCCGCGACCTCGGCGACGCGGGCTACACGACCGCAGCCCGCTCCTGCGTCGCCTGGTTCGCCGCGATCGACGGCGTCCCACCGGACCGCGACGCGATCGCCGGCGGCTCGGAGGAGGGCGCGCACGTCCTGCAGTCGAGCGTGATGCGCGCCAACCTTGCCGGTGCGACGGCCGTGAGCGCGCTGCTCGACCGGCGTCCGCGCGACGCCCGCGAGGCACTGCGGCACCTGCTCGACCCGGACGCCGACGGCCACAACCCGACCTTCGCGGTGCTCACCACGCAGGACTTCGTCGACGCCGCGCTCGCCACCGACGCCCGTGACCTGGTCGAACGGCACCGCGATCGGCTGGCCGCCCTGCACGAGCGGTGGCACGGACCGATCCTCGTGACGGCCCTGCGCTACACCGAGTCCGCGCTGGCCCTCGAGCGGGACCCCGACGCGGCCGTCCGGCGACTCCTCGCCGAGCCCCTGCCGATGCCGTACGTGCAGGGCCGGGCGCTGCTGCTCGCCGGCGACCACCTCCGCCGGTCCGGTCGCGGTGCGGACGCCCGTCCGGTGCTGCACGCGGCGCTGTCGGTCCTGGAGCACACCGCCGTGGACGCGTGGGCACGACGCACGCGCGAGGTCCTCCGGGCGACCGGGGAACGCCTGCCCGAGGCGCCGCCGTCCGGCGTCCCGGTGCTCACCCCGCAGGAGCTGCGGATCTGCACGCTCGCGGCGACCGGGTTGACGAACCGGGCGATCGCGCAGCAGATGTTCCTGTCGCCGCGGACCGTCGGGGCGCACCTGTACGCGGCGTACCGGAAGCTCGGGATCGGGGGGCGCGCGCAGCTCGCGGCGGTCCTCCGGCCCGACGGTCAGGACGGGGCGGTCGGGCAGGACGGGGCGGTCGGACAGGACGGGGCGGTCGGACAGGACGGGGCGGCCGGGTCCGTCGGGTCGGCCGGGTCGGCCGGGGACGTCGCGGAGCCGGGTCGGTCCTGA